DNA from Oncorhynchus masou masou isolate Uvic2021 chromosome 5, UVic_Omas_1.1, whole genome shotgun sequence:
TCCAGAAACTCCTCAGTGGTGACCACACCATCTTTGTTCTTGTCCATTTTCTAACAGTGAATCATTTGaatatgcaaccctttctcctccccgagggtgtctcaggaggagtgggatatgcaaccctttctcctgagggtgtctcaggaggagtgggacatgcaaccctttctcctccccagggtgtctcaggaggagtgggatatgcaaccctttctcctccccgagggtgtctcaggaggagtgggatatgcaacccttttCCTGAAGGGTGTCatcaggaggagtgggatatgcaaccctttctcctccccagggtgtctcaggaggagtgggatatgcaaccctttctcctccccgagggtgtctcaggaggagtgggatatgcaaccctttctcctccccgaggagtctcaggaggagtgggatatgcaaccctttctcctccccgaggagtctcaggaggagtgggatatgcaaccctttctcctccccgagggtgtctcaggaggagtgggatatgcaaccctttctcctccccgagggtgtctcaggaggagtgggatatgcaaccctttctcctccccgagggtgtctcaggaggagtgggatatgcaaccctttctcctccccgagggtgtctcaggaggatgggatatgcaaccctttctcctccccgagggtgtcctttctttctcccccgagggtgtctcaggaggagtgggatatgcaaccctttctcctccccagggtgtctcaggaggagtgggatatgcaaccctttctcctccccgagggtgtctcaggaggagtggggatatgcaaccctttctcctccaaagggtgtctcaggaggagtgggataaaccctttctcctccccgagggtgtctcaggaggagtgggatatgcaaccctttctcctccccgagggtgtctcaggaggagtgggatatgcaaccctttctcctccccgagggtgtctcaggaggagtgggatatgcaaccctttctcctccccgagggagtctcaggaggagtgggatatgcaaccctttctcctccccgagggtgtctcaggaggagtgggatatgtGGTGATCAGGAGGAGtggatatgcaaccctttctcctccccgagggtgtctcaggaggagtgggatatgaCCCTTTCTCctcccgagggtgtctcaggaggagtgggatatcAACCCTTTtggggtgtctcaggaggagtgggatatgcaaccctttctcctccccgagggtgtctcaggaggagtgggatatgcaaccctttctcctccccgagggtgtctcaggaggagtgggatatgcaaccctttctcctccccgagggtgtctcaggaggagtgggatatgcaaccctttctcctccccgagggtgtctcaggaggagtgggatatgcaaccctttctcctccccgagggtgtctcaggaggagtgggatatgcaaccctttctcctccccgagggtgtctcaggaggagtggggcaaccctttctcctccccgagggtgtctcaggaggagtgggatatgcaaccctttctcctcccgagggtgtctcaggaggagtgggatatgcaaccctttctcctccccagggtgtctcaggaggagtgggatatgaCCCTTTCTCctgggtgtctcaggaggagtgggatatgcaaccctttctcctccccgagggtgtctcaggaggagtgggatatgcaaccctttctcctcccagaaagggtgtctcaggaggagtgggatatgcaaccctttctcctccccagggtgtctcaggaggagtgggatatgcaaccctttctcctccccgagggtgtctcaggaggagtgggatatgcaaccctttctcctccccgagggtgtctcaggaggagtgggatatgcaaccctttctcctccccgagggtgtctcaggaggagtgggatatgcaaccctttctcctccccgagggtgtctcaggaggagtgggatatgcaaccctttctcctccccgagggtgtctcaggaggagtgggatatgcaaccctttctcctccccgagggagtctcaggaggagtgggatatgcaaccctttctcctccccgagggagtctcaggaggagtgggatatgcaaccctttctcctccccgagggagtctcaggaggagtgggatatgcaaccctttctcctccccgagggagtctcaggaggagtgggatatgcaaccctttctcctccccgagggagtctcaggaggagtgggatatgcaaccctttctcctcccgagggagtctcctctcctccccgagggtgtctcaggaggagtgggatatgcaaccctttctcctccccgagggtgtctcaggaggagtgggatatgcaaccctttctcctccccgagggtgtctcaggaggagtgggatatgcaaccctttctcctccccgagggtgtctcaggaggagtgggatatgcaaccctttctcctccccgagggtgtctcaggaggagtgggatatgcaaccctttctcctccccgagggtgtctcaggaggagtgggatatgcaaccctttctcctccccgagggtgtctcaggaggagtgggatatgcaaccctttctcctccccgagggtgtctcaggaggagtgggatatgcaaccctttctcctccccgagggtgtctcaggaggagtgggatatgcaaccctttctcctccccgagggtgtctcaggaggagtgggatatgcaacaaactatttccatttcacaccacacacactgtacaggttACACGCTTCCATCTGAAACAGGGCAAATATAAGCACAACCTCTATCTGACCTTTTGGTCCTGGTTGTTCATAAGTTCTGAGTGCACCAATAAGGAGAAGGTTATGTCTGCGGGATCCTTTTAAAACACTTTATGGAAAACAAAGGCTGTAGACTTATCTAACCCTGGAGCCTGGAGCCTGGATCCAATTAGAAACCGTGCTAAAGCATTTAAAAGGTCATTTCCAAATCTGCTGTGTTCACCTTGAATGTGATCTCCACTAACGCATTAACTTTGCCTTTAAATAAACGTATTGTCTACAAGCACATTAGGATTGAATCAAGATCCCACAGTggattcggaaagcattcagaccccttgatttttttccagattttgttaagttacagccttattctaaaatggatgaaattgtttaTTTTcccgtcaatctacacacaatacccattaatgacaaagcaaaaacaggtttacatttttttgcaaatgtataaaaaaaatactgaaatatcccatgtacataagtattcagacctgtgGTTAGTTCTGCTACCTAGAATAAGTTGTCGACATGCTCCATGGGTAAATTGTTCTGCATACAGGGGTGCGTTTTTtatattatttaaccaggtaagttgactgagaacacattctcatttacagcaacgacctggggaatatttacagggagaggagggggatgaatcagccaattggaagctggggatgattaggtgaccgtgatggtatgagggcaagattgggaatttagccaggacaccagggttaacacccctactcttatgataagtggcatgggatctttagtgaccagagagtcaggacacccgtttagcATCTCATCtgaaagatggcaccctacacagggtagtgtccccaatcactgccctgggacaTTGGGAAAAACATTTAGactagaggaaagagtgcctcctaatggccctccaacaccacttccagcagcatctggtctcccaacCAGGGACCAATCCTGATTAGAatcaagccagcagtgggatgcagtggtatgctgctgacaaACACATTCCCATCATACGGTATCATAGATGGAGTGCAAGTATTGCACcgtatagggattagggtgccatttgatacaGAAACAGTGTAAAAGAAAATGACATTGGCATGTTGTAACAATACAGACATCAGTTTGTAGCAGTGTTgttagagaggtaaagagaaaggTTTTATGTTTGGGCGCCAGACAGGTATTAACCTGCTGAACTGAatagagtaggatagatagagaaccactacctgttgaactgaacagagtaggatagatagagaaccactacctgttgaactgaacagagtaggatagatagagaaccactacctgttgaactgaatagagtaggatagatagagaaccactacctgttgaactgaacagagtaggatagatagagaaccactacctgttgaactgaacagagtaggatagatagagaaccactacctgttgaactgaacagagtaggatagatagagaaccactaccatctgaactgaacagagtaggatagatagagaaccactacctgttgaactgaacagagtaggatagatagagaaccactacctgttgaactgaacagagtaggatagatagagaaccactacctgttgaactgaacagagtaggatagatagagaaccactacctgctgaactgaacagagtaggatagatagagaaccactacctgttgaactgaacagagtaggatagatagagaaccactacctgttgaactgaacagagtaggatagatagagaaccactacctgttgaactgaacagagtaggatagatagagaaccactacctgttgaactgaacagagtaggatagatagagaaccactaccagacatcagcagaagagactgcctataGGGAAGCCTGTTGGCCAGATAGTCAGTGGGGAGAAAGGAGAAGACAAGTCACAGGCGGTAAACTAACCAATAATAACTCATACAATATTAATGTCAGAGCAATTCAAAGGCAACTTCCTAGAAACAATGGACCAGAAAGCAATATGCAATATTTTGTATCACCTCCAAAtgaaagagggtggagggacggatgggtgtgtaggtgtgttcaTAGACTAAAAAGACGGatgggtgtgtaggtgtgttcaTAGACTAAAAAGACAGATGGGTGTGCAGGTGTGTTCATAGACTAAAAAGACAGATGGGTGTGCAGGTGTGTTCATAGACTAAAAAGACAGATGGGTGTGCAGGTGTGTTCATAGACTACTTAAAACATTCCAAATGTCAGTTGTCCCACACAAAATCAATAAAGTTCAAAACACTCACACAACCTCCCTTTAACTAAAAAGTAACAGTCCCAAAGTGCATTATTAGTTCACTGAAGGCGCTGAACATGAAAGAGagagcagcacagagagagaccatATTTCACTGTAAACACTGAAGAAGGAGCTGTTGCGTACAAGCTTGAACGTGAATTTGTCCGTCTGACACAATCCTTGGTTGTTCGTTTGACAAAAGCTTGCAACAATGTTGCTAGTATTCGATGAGATCAGAGTCCAGAACGCTTCCAACTCGTCAGGAGTAACGCGATAACAACAGTAATCACACTTAGAAATGTTATAAACTAAGCACGCTGAAACCAAACAAGTCGTATGCGGAGTTGAACACACCCATCAAACTGCCCCGCCAATCGAGAGCTCCGACACTGAGCCGGAAAAGACGTCTTGATTTCCTCCTTCCTGACTGCTGCTGCGCTCTTAAAGTGCCAGTGTACGGCGAAGACAACTTGCAGGATCGCGCTACAAGTGTTTGTGTCCTTATTAAATGTGACTTTGTCAAGTACTAGACAGTGTTGTGTTTCACCTTTCTATCTGATGTATTGTCAGTTTGTAATGTTGTTATTAGTCCAACATTATTGAGGACATTATTATTAGGATGGTGCAGTAATGTTGAGATGCCAGTAGGAGGAGCTCTAGTCTAGAACactggaaccttcagtaccacTTTGATACAGCTGATGAGGAGAGTAAATTGAATGTGTTTGTAGAATAGAATGAATGACATCATGGAACTGACCAAATGTAAATGGTACATTGACCTGTTCCAAGAAGAACTCGGAGGGAGGCTATAGTAAAATAGTAGGCTATAGTAAACATGATAAACATAGTATTTAGTCAATATAATACATTGTAAATGGGCCACGTTTAAAAAATTGTAAGCTCACTACTCAAATGAAGAAAGGCAACTAGATATGCAGTCTGTTGTACATTTTCTATTGGAATACAGTAACCTCCCCTTTATATGTGCTGTTCTGATTATCATGCATGTTAATGTCttaaagaggaaggaaaggacagTTCTGCATCAGCTACTTGTGTCCTGACTACTTTAAATATGTATCAACCACAGAACTGACACTTAATGTCATTTCCCACACACTACCAGTAAGTTGACTCACTGTACAAGACCTCTCCCCTTCACTTCACTCTGTAAGTACTCTTGACAATATCTTGAAATATAGTTTTTGGTTATTTGTTTTTTCAGTCATATTCTTGAGGGTAATGTATCATTTTACTAGTTGTGTTTTGAGCTGTGTTTTGGTTGTTACATCAGGGCcagtattcataaagtgtctcataGCCCATCATTATCCTcctatatttggggttctgagaATAAAACAGCTTCAGAATAATCAATGTAGAAATGAATAATCAATGTAGAAATGTGTTTACAGTActgtgttgttgatgatgttgatCCATAGTGTAATAGACAGACAGTATTCACACACACAACCGTATACAGATGAAGGATCTTAAAAAGTATCCTTCAGCAACAGGAaaagtgaattattatgtggattataattaatgtggTGGTTCACACAGTTTTCATTAGGGAAAATTAAGTCTGacagttgaaaaaaaaacacaaaaaaaacctttagatgcctttttaaaccttgaatacacaaaTTCTCTACAActaaagagtgatcaaattaaaaaGATCCGTAACACAATACAGCACAACGCAATATGAGCTTggttcaatttgtaagtcgctctggataagagcgtctgctaaatgacttaaatgtaatgtaatgtaatgttcattttcAGTAATGAGGCCCTGTACCCCATTTACAGTTTCTACTTCAATGTATCAGGTGGAGTTATTCACCAGCTATAGAgtgagttgttgtttatgtttctaagactgcagggtgggagatgcaacaatggccttgagaacagcaggaagtgtgttgggggtctctctctggtctgtagcAGGTATGGTCCCTTTCATAACTGTTTTAGTTGCCCTGTGTTTCAATTTATAAATATGTCTAAAAGGTTAAGAGTCGTAATGTTGTTCTGTTTGGCATATATACTTCACTTTATATATTGGTCTtctaccgtccctgggaggggtgcgtcacttgagtgggttaagTCACTGATGTCACTGACGCCCCCCccccctgggttgtgccgtggcgcagatctttgtgggctatactcggccttgtctctggatggtaagttggtggttgaagatatccctctagtggtgtgggggctgtgctttggcaaagtgggtggggttctatccttcctgtttggccctgtccgggggtgtcctcggatggggccacagtgtctcctgacccctcctgtctcagcctccagtatttatgctgcagtagtttatgtgtcggggggctggggtcagtttgttatatctggagtacttctcctgtcctattcggtgtcctgtgtgaatttaagtgtgctctctctaattctctctttctctctttctttctctctctcggaggacctgagccctaggaccatgcctcaggactacctggcacgatgactccttgctgtccccagtccacctggccgtgctgctgctccagtttcaactgttctgccttattattattggaccatgctggtcatttatgaacatttgaacatcttggccatgttctgttataatctccacccggcacagccagaagaggactagccaccccacatagcctggttcctctctaggtttcttcctaggttttgtcctttctagggagtttttcctagccatcgtgcttctacacctgcattgcttgctgtttggggttttaggctgggtttctatacagcactttgagatatcagctgatgtacgaagggttatataaataaatttgatttgatttgatttctactCCTCATTGAGAGATGCTTATCTGTGGTTTCCATTCACACAACTCAGCAACTATGGCAACAAAATGTGGACCAACAATACCGTTAGTGAGAGCCATTTTTGCCTCATTGTCATTTAAtaaatgttgtgttgtgtgactgtGTTTCAGTTGTACTGGGGAAGAATGTCTGGAGTGTGACATACTCTGATTGGTGTATCTGTGCCTTGAAGGGGTGAACAGTGGAGATGACCTGCTCTTTCAGCTATCTCAGAGGTCATAAGGTCACATCAACCTTCTGGTTCACTAAAATTGAGACTGAAGATCTAGGTCAGAACCCAGAGTATGCAGGTCGTCTGGAGTATCATGGAGATAAGAAGAAAGACTgtaccctgagaatcacagacctgagagagagagactacgtATTGGTTCAGACTATTAACAGATCAGGAAGGAGGGACATTTACTGGCaatcctggagtcactctgtctgtcacaggtacAGTAAAAGTGTTTTTATGTTCAATTCCAATTAGTTCTGACAATTGTTGTGGTGTGTATGTACAATAGTCTGTATAACATAGGATTTCTTCCATCTTTGTATTAGAGTGATAAGtcaccccacctacatctggtacaagaacggacacAAAGTAAAGGAGGACACTTCCAGCCTGGACTCAGACTCCTTTAGTGAtgcagacagttactcctgtgctgtaaaaggccatgaggatctccactctcctgcagtgtgtgagtgtggacTTTTACATACAACATTTGTTTCAGGTTGTCAGACGATCATTATTTAATTTGCTGTGAATGTGACGTCCACTTCTGCTTTAGTTCTGTATGCTTTGCCACGCAGTGTTGAATTGGCTTCAAGATATATAATCAAATTCATGAAAATGCAGTCAATGGATGAATGTACTTCTACCAAATACCTTTCATTACGTTGTTGTGCCTGTACACCATTGCACTACTTTTTTTGAGCACTGAAGACCCATGAAAAATAACTACTAAAGTTTAAAAACTACAAAGCTGATAGTCACTTCCTGGTTACTTTCACAGCATATGATTTAAACATTGTTGTTTAGTTTTTTTCATTGATACTTGGAGGTGAGGTGCCCTGATTGGTGTCACTCGT
Protein-coding regions in this window:
- the LOC135532098 gene encoding uncharacterized protein LOC135532098 produces the protein MTCSFSYLRGHKVTSTFWFTKIETEDLGQNPEYAGRLEYHGDKKKDCTLRITDLRERDYVLVQTINRSGRRDIYWQSWSHSVCHRVISHPTYIWYKNGHKVKEDTSSLDSDSFSDADSYSCAVKGHEDLHSPAVYKKCWSVTYTHQKICALKGSTVDISCSYTYPSYHEIKQAFWFTKWSGMEAEDLSSVPRCCVGDGSYICVRGGESHTDM